Proteins from one Scylla paramamosain isolate STU-SP2022 chromosome 3, ASM3559412v1, whole genome shotgun sequence genomic window:
- the LOC135093318 gene encoding ras-related protein Rab-39B-like isoform X1: MVEPIFDYQFRLILIGDSTVGKSSLLKYFTDGKFFEISDPTVGVDFFARLIEVSDGTRIKLQLWDTAGQERFRSITRTYYRNSVGALVVFDVCNKKSLEHVPMWIMEAKRHIEPHKAVFILVGTKIDMEDEREVRREDAAALAKFYNISYIETSSMRGVNVEEAFRTITQEVYDKIQSGEFRVEEGWDGIKTGFSRPNHSYPLMEAEPEKSGFCC, from the exons ATGGTGGAACCCATATTCGACTACCAGTTCCGGTTAATACTCATAGGAGACTCGACGGTCGGCAAAAGTTCTTTACTCAAGTATTTCACGGACGGGAAGTTCTttgag ATTTCTGATCCCACTGTTGGTGTGGACTTCTTTGCACGACTCATAGAGGTGTCAGATGGTACACGAATAAAACTACAGCTCTGGGATACAGCCGGCCAGGAAAGGTTTAG GTCCATCACACGTACTTACTACCGCAACTCTGTGGGGGCTCTGGTGGTGTTTGATGTGTGCAACAAGAAGTCCTTGGAACATGTGCCCATGTGGATCATGGAGGCAAAGAGACACATTGAACCACATAAAGCTGTCTTCATTCTGGTTGGGACTAAG ATTGACATGGAAGATGAGCGGGAGGTAAGAAGGGAGGATGCAGCAGCATTAGCCAAGTTCTATAACATCAGCTACATTGAGACGAGCTCCATGCGAGGTGTCAATGTGGAGGAGGCCTTTCGTACCATCACACAGGAAGTGTATGATAAG ATCCAGTCTGGAGAGTTCAGAGTAGAAGAAGGTTGGGATGGGATCAAAACCGGTTTCTCCCGTCCAAACCACTCCTACCCCCTGATGGAAGCTGAGCCTGAGAAGTCTGGATTCTGCTGTTAA
- the LOC135093318 gene encoding ras-related protein Rab-39A-like isoform X2, producing the protein MFEPPHPPVHVPTHQISDPTVGVDFFARLIEVSDGTRIKLQLWDTAGQERFRSITRTYYRNSVGALVVFDVCNKKSLEHVPMWIMEAKRHIEPHKAVFILVGTKIDMEDEREVRREDAAALAKFYNISYIETSSMRGVNVEEAFRTITQEVYDKIQSGEFRVEEGWDGIKTGFSRPNHSYPLMEAEPEKSGFCC; encoded by the exons ATTTCTGATCCCACTGTTGGTGTGGACTTCTTTGCACGACTCATAGAGGTGTCAGATGGTACACGAATAAAACTACAGCTCTGGGATACAGCCGGCCAGGAAAGGTTTAG GTCCATCACACGTACTTACTACCGCAACTCTGTGGGGGCTCTGGTGGTGTTTGATGTGTGCAACAAGAAGTCCTTGGAACATGTGCCCATGTGGATCATGGAGGCAAAGAGACACATTGAACCACATAAAGCTGTCTTCATTCTGGTTGGGACTAAG ATTGACATGGAAGATGAGCGGGAGGTAAGAAGGGAGGATGCAGCAGCATTAGCCAAGTTCTATAACATCAGCTACATTGAGACGAGCTCCATGCGAGGTGTCAATGTGGAGGAGGCCTTTCGTACCATCACACAGGAAGTGTATGATAAG ATCCAGTCTGGAGAGTTCAGAGTAGAAGAAGGTTGGGATGGGATCAAAACCGGTTTCTCCCGTCCAAACCACTCCTACCCCCTGATGGAAGCTGAGCCTGAGAAGTCTGGATTCTGCTGTTAA